One region of Kytococcus sedentarius DSM 20547 genomic DNA includes:
- the rsmH gene encoding 16S rRNA (cytosine(1402)-N(4))-methyltransferase RsmH, whose translation MTTPTDGQPPTSTRHVPVMLPRILDLLAPALDGVDGAVHLDGTLGMGGHAEALLERFGHARVVGIDRDPQAIELASERLARFGHRFVAHHGTYDEVGPALDRLGVDSAQSMLFDLGVSSLQLDEVGRGFSYSRNAPLDMRMNPTVGQSAADVLNTYGHGDLARVLKEYGEERFAGKIASAVLRERETEPFTDSARLVELLERTVPAASQRTGGHPAKRTFQALRIEVNSELSIWATTVHRALDHLAVGGRLAVLSYHSLEDRLTKQAFAAGATSSAPEGLPVELPEHAPWLRLATRGAEQPDEGERAVNRRSSSARLRVAERTRTTDRPSGRGNR comes from the coding sequence ATGACCACACCCACCGACGGCCAGCCGCCCACCAGCACCCGGCACGTCCCGGTGATGCTGCCCCGCATCCTCGACCTCCTGGCCCCGGCCCTGGACGGGGTCGACGGTGCAGTGCACCTGGACGGCACCCTGGGCATGGGTGGCCACGCCGAGGCCCTGCTGGAGCGCTTCGGCCACGCACGGGTGGTGGGCATCGACCGCGACCCGCAGGCCATCGAGCTCGCCAGCGAGCGACTGGCCCGGTTCGGTCACCGCTTCGTGGCCCACCACGGCACCTACGACGAGGTGGGCCCGGCACTGGATCGACTGGGCGTGGACTCCGCGCAGTCGATGCTGTTCGACCTGGGCGTCTCCTCCCTGCAGCTCGACGAGGTCGGCCGCGGCTTCTCATACTCCCGCAACGCCCCGCTGGACATGCGCATGAACCCGACGGTCGGGCAATCGGCCGCGGACGTGCTGAACACCTATGGCCACGGCGACCTGGCTCGTGTGCTCAAGGAGTACGGCGAGGAGCGCTTCGCCGGCAAGATCGCCTCCGCCGTGTTGCGAGAGCGGGAGACCGAGCCGTTCACCGACTCGGCGCGCCTCGTGGAGCTGCTGGAGCGCACCGTGCCCGCGGCCTCACAGCGCACCGGGGGACACCCGGCCAAGCGCACCTTCCAGGCCCTCCGCATCGAGGTGAACAGCGAGCTGTCCATCTGGGCGACCACCGTGCACCGCGCGCTGGACCACCTGGCCGTCGGCGGACGACTGGCCGTTCTCTCCTACCACTCGCTGGAGGACCGCCTCACCAAGCAGGCCTTCGCCGCGGGGGCCACCTCGAGCGCGCCGGAGGGCCTGCCCGTGGAGCTGCCCGAGCACGCACCGTGGCTGCGCCTGGCCACGCGTGGGGCCGAGCAGCCCGATGAGGGGGAGCGCGCCGTGAACCGCCGGTCCAGCTCGGCCCGCCTGCGCGTGGCCGAGCGCACCCGCACCACCGACCGACCCTCCGGGAGGGGGAACCGATGA
- the mraZ gene encoding division/cell wall cluster transcriptional repressor MraZ: MFLGTHTPRLDEKGRLFLPAKYRDKLAHGLVITRGQERCLYVFPMAEFERIAAAMQSTPVSSKAVRDFQRVFLSGASDEVPDKQGRIVIPPTLREYAGLSRECTVIGTGNRAEIWDSAAWESYLESTEQSFSEQSEEVVPGLL, translated from the coding sequence ATGTTCCTCGGAACCCACACGCCTCGCCTCGACGAGAAGGGGCGCCTGTTCCTCCCGGCCAAGTACCGCGACAAGCTCGCCCACGGCCTGGTGATCACCCGTGGTCAGGAGCGCTGCCTCTACGTCTTCCCGATGGCGGAGTTCGAGCGGATCGCCGCGGCCATGCAGTCCACTCCCGTGAGCAGCAAGGCCGTACGCGACTTCCAGCGCGTGTTCCTCTCGGGCGCCTCCGACGAGGTGCCGGACAAGCAGGGCCGCATCGTGATCCCGCCGACGCTCCGGGAGTACGCCGGGCTCAGCCGGGAGTGCACGGTGATCGGTACCGGCAACCGGGCCGAGATCTGGGACAGCGCCGCGTGGGAGAGCTACCTGGAGAGCACCGAGCAGTCCTTCTCCGAGCAGTCGGAGGAGGTGGTCCCGGGACTCCTGTGA